The Rhizoctonia solani chromosome 1, complete sequence sequence TCCCACCACTGAGTCTCCATTTGTGTTGCCAAGTTGTCAGCTCCTGGTACACTGGTGGGAATGTTGCTAGGGGTTAGAGCCAGCTCCCATCCATATAGCACCTTGAAGGGGGACTTTCCCATAGAACTATGGACTGCATTGTTGTAAGCAAACTCCACCATGGGCAACCATTTTACCCAGTCCTTCTGGTTAATGCCAGAGTAAGGCCATAGGAAGTGCTCAACTGTGGGGTTTACAcattctgtttgtccattgcTCTGTGGATGgtagtgtcatgacccaagaggcatgaacacagataccttattattctattatctttttatctaaattttacgaattatatggaccaggggatgttcccaacatgaccacaggccatgcaggactcccctggcagagcaatcaacatggaatgtgaatagtccctttgtttagcctgttagctttgtcctctggttacttagttaccatatgtccttagttgcattgttctattgttctcttagttacccatacctttgtagtatgtcttccattgttctcctttgtactttacagttcccttgttctgtatgatgtatatatgaagggagagttctggcattcagaccagaacttgacctcctgtcaatctactgactaccctccccactctcctgctctactctaaggggtcttgtgccatatttggcaagtaatctctctatctaaagtgttggttgcagtcttctgcttatacccaaagccagcactccctctttaggcatttatcccattctttattagtcagactctgacaggtaggccaaggagaagtgtgGGTCTATCCCCAGGCATTGATACAGGGCCCtgaggaatttgttgttgaaaacCTTCCCTCAATCCAATACTGTTTTTTTGGGCATACCATACCACTTCCATACATGGCATaggaataggtctgctaGTTCTGGGGCCTTAagtttcttggaacattctacCAGGATGACATATTTGGTAAAACTGTCCACTATGACCAGGATGGAGCTGTTGCTTCCATCTTTGGGTAggtccacaatcatgttgtacAACATGTGCTGCCATGGTTGCAATGGTAATTGAAGCAGTTGCAGTGGTATGGGAATGTACTTTGGCTTTTGGATCCattggcaggtcttgcacAAGTCAACATGCCAGTAGGTATCAGCACAGatgcctggccagtagtaattgcATGAGACTAGTTCCAGAGTATGTTCTTGGCCTGGATGTCCAGCCAAGGGGCTATCATGGAAGATCTGGAGTAGGTCTGTTTGGAGTGTACCAACGTCAGGGACTGTTATAGATAGGAAAAAAGGTAATAAAACTAATTACTCTAAAGAGGAAAGAAAGTAACCAAAAGAAGAGAAAAGACAAATAAGGTAACTGTCTAACTATGAAAGGTAAGAGCTTAAAAGGAAGAGTAAGACAAGAAGTCTATGCTAGTGTAATCAGAGTATATTAAAGTAACTAGATATCTTGCTATAAGAGTAGAgtggttagtatcagggtgatccctaccaataactaGTAATGTGTgtattactgttcagcaggcaACGCAAGGTACAGACAGAATAGTACAAAACCtaaatgtcagtctctggaactcactgtaatttaattgacAATTATGGAAATTTATTTCCCTGTCTCCAACAGCTgacaagggggtaagggtgttgtggaagcaccaatACTTGAGCAGACTGCCAGAGAGTCTTAGCAGGGTTGCACTCAAGCTGGTTATAGGctccctgtataggttgggaCCGTCCTAGAGGTTATATGCGCCAAACTTAAGAGCTTTTAGGCtaatttactatgtatgatacttaaagAGATCAATAGAAGAGGTTCTTAAGAGTCACACaaggctgagagaggatggtaaaatgtgatgcattcaaaagcccagttcaaggggctatttatacccttagaggcctgtgattactatatacagtagggtaagatacatgacaagatgaaaagagatgaaatgttaagtgagagcctATCTCACACAGctatgccttataagagttagcctccagTCCTAAAAATATCCTTCCCCTCACTAAGACACTCTAGGAAAAtgctgaaacaagctgtgctcttagtgaggcccagaccttccTCTTGACTACTTGGGTTAGCAGCTTCTGGAAAGCAGAGTGCTTACTTAAGAACAGTCTTTCAGTTAGACTCAAGCTATTAAGCTTTTCCTTCAAAGGACTGTTTCTCCCTTAGTACCttgagtatttacatgattaaaaatagtagaaataacagaaaaattccAGGAATATTTCTATGTGCTTTACAAGTGTTTGTCTACACCAATTCCAAGGCTACATCATGTTTGCTTTGCTGTTCTTTACTACTTTATCCTGTTCCATAACAGGGACAACAGTCCTTCCTTGATAGAATAACAACCTGGCTTCCATCTGATAGTCCTTGAATGCACATTTGATGGAAGGCAGGGCCTTGGATTTGTTTTGCAAGAATTGCAGGACCTCTTCTAGGGACTTGTCCTGATCCAGGGATAACTTGACCTGGTGTTGCAACTCCTTTTCTGGCAATACAAGcacaacattggcaaatacagggtcAGGAAGCATTGTCTGGTCAGCTGGGGGAACATTGGCATGGTTGGGGCGCATGACAGGGCATTGGGTTTCCCAGACTGCTTTCTGGGGCAgtagacaatttggaagttgtatccaGCAAGTAgcaggtgccattgtgcatggcaaCAATTGAAGGTCcaggactccttccagtattccaagttgcaGTGATCTGTGAAAACTGTGAttgtgttaagagttgtgtaagtacaggagtaagaaagaattactatatgcaaaatgtatatgggaataactaagaactagtattaagaatcagaatatatgcacagaatatatgtacaatataggctaggttatcaggaataacaactcctaacaaatagtctagcaactatgaagtgcaggtggttggttatgtatagtaccttagactaatgttact is a genomic window containing:
- a CDS encoding Retrotransposable element Tf2 protein translates to MAPATCWIQLPNCLLPQKAVWETQCPVMRPNHANVPPADQTMLPDPVFANVVLVLPEKELQHQVKLSLDQDKSLEEVLQFLQNKSKALPSIKCAFKDYQMEARLLFYQGRTVVPVMEQDKVVKNSKANMM